The Hypomesus transpacificus isolate Combined female chromosome 3, fHypTra1, whole genome shotgun sequence genome has a window encoding:
- the heatr5a gene encoding HEAT repeat-containing protein 5A isoform X2 encodes MEHAHSLLLDEEACSQLGEHQRAEFVFEWLRFLKKLLPAADRADVKQNQKRLIEQLTSVLTGSPGPPTRWVLADCLALLYKLGDSLSSSLTVDKCNDIIRSKDDSPSFLPTRLAAIACLGTLYEQLGRMLANSFKETLGNLLKAMKNAESQGRYEIMLSMEKILRGLGVSAVPCHRDIYKATRMCLTDRSMAVRCAAAKCLLELQREAVFLWTSELENVATLCFRAFEGSNYDVRVAVARLLGTLLATAVEPKQPTALRQSSKRTSLEEVMDLLTGGFLRGGAGFLRASGDMLKGTSSVSKDIRIGVTQSCVVFISCLGGAWLEANFPMLLSLLMELVSHGRATQTPADAVVCRRCVSFVLRASLGSLLGEKAQIAATKEICQAIGRQKRAIDAAMSDGNMETRVSPADVAASQHVLVCALLELGSLLQGLGSTAAPLITDASTALLDTVISVLLHPSASARLAAAWCLRCVAVATPSQVAVLLDRCTERLAALKSCPEAVAGYSGAIAALLGAVQHCPLGIPHTRGQVVLGLAEDLLRSATQNSRISIPRTQAGWQLLTALCTLGPAVVEHHLPRLLLLWRCAFPPSIRELDMELRRGDYFTWQVTLEGRAGALCAMRSLVAHCPDLLTDDVISRMLTPLACAVALLTRVPSLIKSYGNQIKASSVVFRLRVYEILALLPPKIYEESFGVVVKQLVLDLTAQENSGCSALTLIPPLCHAQDLALLGPALQDMDHRYIEEQLHGSSVGGGALEYDPFTISLKHEEVPAPLSPAAALTSAAVQLFGVIFPHIIIPQRSQILEQFIETVTQLKGVRQQIVQTHVSAALCSVLKLLGSSRGTLGPEEVRRPALALLVGALESSSSVLRCMAAEGLARLVQVVNDPGFTVSMTLSSFDKLKSARDAVTRTGHALALGTVYRYAGGISSPQHLSACVGILFTLSQDSTSPEVQMWALHSLSMVIDLAGPLYHSHLEASFTLVLRLLLSIPPTHVDVHHSLGRCLNSLITSLGPDLQGEGACVSALRASCLVGCEVMQDSPDCLVQAQAISCLQQLHMFAPRHVNLASLVPTLCEIMLDYSMLVNLCSSYLSLRRAVVACLRQLAQREALEVSEHAIALVKELPRRDNTQLDVTIKEVGLEGALFSLLDRESDPRLRRDIQETLVHMMGSISAGKLAHWLKLCKDVLSASADSRAPVETTQEEEGEKDDDDASVFHAKSDSSGPFTNLRWSTRVFAVECVCRIIAQCEHGNPAHFDMALAQELRLHESTDFLVLHLGDLVRMAFMAATDHSEQLRLSGLQTLLVIIRRFSSIPEPEFPGHVILEQYQANVGAALRPAFTPDAPPHVTAKACQVCSAWIASGVVSDLRDLRRVHQLLASSLIKVQAGKETPSQLYNEATATMETLAVLKAWAEVYIVAVQTSKQKESSDRFADLAGPPPSSEGSVSGAGVAGLLKLVQSDLGTLSRLWMAALQDYALLTLPQDYNSQLPAAGGSFYTAETVEQARPHYSCSWAPLLHATALWLHSTGFIMVDDGPAILSRPVTPTSMGQSTSLASVKSPEDVSADRLNLILGISVEFLCSPHSQDQMENITSCLLALQALLDVFWPRAKFGSDQDLSVELLNVLHRLMVTREGPEVQLAVMELVRQVVTAQQEHVKEKRHSAEVDDGAAEKETVPEFGEGRDTGGLVPGRSLVFGALELCLCVLVRKLPQLSPKLAGTSPSGPGGSVWTLTDSDCGLVTSALAILSDLPSICSPEGSVSILPTVLYLLMGVLRELVQQPGGAGAAGASGLPGGQLPKPGPGLGGCGGLGLVVQGALQALKAVLSSPMSRAEKSRGAWSHLLRCALNTLLDCWDSDQPGCVVDEVSLLTALTIFLLTASPEVTTAEPLHTRCIQRFRACLEAKDHTVQSCSYQLLTSVFQSQGEVRGTYIQALGSCVVRHLQGVEKRRPQSPEELQAVQDGVRALEALVLAADEANRPQLVAILLPILISFLLDENALGSSPAPARSLHEWSLKDLMRLGPQHPSVFKALMASSPHLKARLEAAVKGNQESLHAKASSTAHGPRKTSPSIQLKTNFL; translated from the exons ATGGAGCATGCCCACAGTCTGCTCCTGGACGAGGAGGCTTGCAGCCAGCTGGGGGAACACCAAAGGGCCGAGTTTGTCTTCGAGTGGCTCCGCTTTCTGAAGAAGCTTCTTCCTGCTGCCGACAGg gcGGATGTGAAACAGAACCAGAAGCGCTTGATTGAGCAGCTGACTTCAGTTCTGACTGGCTCCCCAGGCCCTCCGACACGTTGGGTGTTGGCTGactgcctggccctgctctaCAAGCTAGGGGACTCCCTCTCTTCCAGTCTCACTGTCGACAAATGCAATGACATCATTCGCAGCAAAGATGACTCTCCCAGCTTCCTGCCCACAAGACT GGCTGCCATTGCCTGTCTGGGCACCCTCTATGAACAGCTGGGTCGCATGCTGGCCAACTCCTTCAAGGAGACCCTGGGGAACCTGCTTAAGGCCATGAAGAATGCAGAG TCCCAGGGCCGGTATGAGATCATGCTAAGCATGGAGAAGATTCTGCGTGGGCTTGGCGTGAGCGCCGTTCCATGTCACAGGGACATCTACAAGGCCACACGCATGTGTCTGACTGACCGCTCCATGGCTGTGCGCTGCGCTGCCGCCAAG TGTTTGCTGGAGCTACAGAGAGAAGCAGTGTTCCTGTGGACCTCAGAGCTGGAGAACGTTGCCACGCTCTGCTTCAGGGCCTTCGAGGGCTCCAACTATGACGTGAGGGTGGCTGTGGCCCGGCTGCTGGGAACCTTGCTCGCCACGGCCGTGGAACCCAAACAGCCCACCG CCCTCAGGCAGAGCTCCAAGCGGACCTcgttggaggaggtgatggacctGCTGACAGGTGGTTTCCTGCGAGGGGGGGCTGGCTTCCTGCGAGCCAGTGGAGACATGCTGAAGGGAACAAGCTCTGTTAGCAAGGACATCAGGATAGGTGTCACCCAG TCTTGCGTGGTGTTTATTTCCTGTCTGGGCGGGGCCTGGCTGGAGGCCAACTTCCCCATGCTCCTGTCTCTGCTGATGGAGCTGGTGTCCCACGGGCGCGCCACACAGACGCCCGCCGACGCCGTGGTTTGCCGACGCTGCGTGTCCTTCGTGCTGCGTGCCAGCCTGGGCTCCCTGCTGGGGGAGAAGGCCCAGATCGCCGCCACCAAGGAGATCTGCCAGGCCATCGGCAGGCAGAAGAGAGCCATAG aTGCGGCGATGAGTGATGGGAACATGGAGACTCGGGTCAGCCCTGCTGACGTGGCGGCCAGTCAGCATGTCCTGGTGTGTGCCCTGCTGGAGCTGGGAAGTCTGCTACAGGGACTGGGGTCCACCGCAGCCCCACTCATCACAGACGCCAGCACGG ccctgctggaCACGGTCATCTCTGTCTTGCTCCACCCCAGCGCGTCAGCTCGTCTCGCCGCTGCCTGGTGTTTGCGCTGCGTTGCCGTGGCGACGCCGTCCCAGGTTGCCGTGCTACTGGACCGCTGCACCGAGAGGCTTGCTGCCCTCAAGTCCTGCCCCGAGGCTGTGGCCGGGTACAGTGGCGCCATCGCCGCCCTGCTGGGCGCCGTGCAACACTGCCCTCTGGGCATCCCCCACACGAGAGGACAG gtggtgTTAGGCCTGGCTGAGGATCTCCTCCGCTCAGCCACTCAGAACAGTCGGATCTCCATCCCGAGGACTCAGGCTGGCTGGCAGCTGCTTACTGCTCTCTGTACCCTTG GACCAGCGGTGGTGGAGCACCACCTGCCCAGGCTGCTGCTCCTGTGGAGGTGTGCCTTCCCGCCCTCCATCAGGGAGCTGGACATGGAGCTGCGTCGTGGGGACTACTTCACCTGGCAGGTCACCCTGGAGGGCCGCGCCGGAGCGCTCTGCG CTATGAGAAGCCTGGTCGCTCACTGTCCTGACCTTCTCACCGATGATGTCATCAGCCGGATGCTCACTCCATTGGCCTGCGCCGTGGCACTGCTCACCAG GGTACCTTCTCTCATCAAGTCCtatgggaatcagataaaggcGTCGTCCGTCGTCTTCAGACTGAGAGTGTATGAGATCCTGGCTCTGCTGCCTCCAAAGATTTATGAAG AGAGTTTTGGGGTGGTGGTGAAGCAGCTGGTGCTGGACCTCACTGCCCAGGAGAACTCTGGCTGTTCGGCGCTCACTCTGATCCCCCCCCTCTGCCATGCCCAGGACCTGGCTCTGCTGGGGCCCGCGCTGCAGGACATGGACCACAGATACATAGAGGAgcag CTGCATGGCAGCAGTGTTGGAGGAGGTGCTCTGGAGTATGACCCCTTCACCATCAGTCTGAAGCACGAGGAAGTGCCCGCCCCCCTGTCCCCTGCAGCCGCCCTCACCTCTGCTGCCGTCCAGCTGTTTGGAGTCATCTTCCCCCACATCATCATccctcagag GAGTCAGATTCTGGAGCAGTTCATTGAGACGGTGACTCAGCTGAAGGGAGTGAGACAGCAGATCGTCCAGACCCAtgtctctgctgccctctgcaGTGTTCTCAAG cttctGGGCTCTAGTCGAGGTACGCTTGGTCCTGAGGAGGTGCGGCGTCCTGCCCTGGCTCTCCTGGTGGGGGCGCTAGAGAGCAGCAGCTCTGTGCTGCGCTGCATGGCGGCCGAGGGCCTGGCTCGCCTGGTGCAGGTGGTCAACGACCCAGGCTTCACCGTCTCCATGACGCTGAGCAGCTTTGACAA GCTGAAGAGTGCCAGGGATGCGGTGACACGCACCGGTCACGCTCTGGCCCTGGGGACTGTCTACCGGTATGCAGGGGGCATCAGCTCACCCCAGCATCTCAGTGCCTGCGTGGGCATCCTCTTCACCCTCTCCCAGGACAGCACCTCACCTGAAGTCCAG ATGTGGGCTCTCCACTCCCTGTCCATGGTGATAGACCTGGCTGGTCCCCTGTACCATAGCCATCTGGAGGCCAGCTTCACCCTGGTCCTGCGCCTGttactctccatccctcccacacACGTTGACGTGCACCATAGCCTGGGGAGATGTCTCAACTCTCTCATCACCTCCCTCGGCCCAGACCTGCAGG GTGAGGGCGCGTGCGTCTCTGCACTGCGGGCTTCGTGCCTGGTGGGCTGTGAAGTGATGCAGGACAGCCCAGACTGTCTAGTCCAGGCGCAGGCCATCTCCTGTCTGCAGCAGCTCCACATGTTCGCGCCCCGACACGTCAACCTGGCCAGCCTGGTCCCCACCCTCTGT GAGATCATGTTGGATTATTCTATGTTG gtaaacCTGTGTAGTTCCTACCTGTCCCTGCGCCGTGCCGTGGTAGCCTGCCTAAGACAGCTGGCCCAGAGGGAGGCGCTAGAGGTGTCGGAGCACGCCATAGCTCTGGTCAAGGAGCTGCCACGCAGAGACAACACACAGCTGG aTGTGACCATTAAGGAGGTGGGCTTAGAGGGGGCTCTGTTCAGCCTGCTGGACCGGGAGTCGGACCCCCGTCTCCGCAGGGACATCCAGGAGACGCTTGTCCACATGATGGGATCCATCTCAGCTGGCAAGCTGGCCCACTGGCTCAAACTCTGCAAGGACGTCCTCTCTGCGTCTGcag actcCCGTGCCCCAGTGGAGACcacccaggaggaggagggagaaaaggacgACGACGACGCCTCCGTCTTCCACGCCAAGTCAGACTCCAGCGGGCCTTTCACCAACCTGCGCTGGTCCACCCGCGTCTTCGccgtggagtgtgtgtgccgCATCATCGCCCAGTGCGAGCATGGAAACCCCGCCCACTTCGACATGGCACTGGCCCAAGAGCTCCGCCTTCACGAGTCCACTG ACTTCCTGGTTCTCCACCTGGGCGACCTGGTGCGCATGGCGTTCATGGCAGCCACTGACCACAGCGAGCAGCTGCGTCTGTCCGGCCTGCAGACCCTCCTGGTCATCATCCGCAGGTTCTCCTCCATCCCGGAGCCGGAGTTCCCCGGCCACGTGATCCTGGAGCAGTACCAGGCCAACGTGGGAGCTGCCCTCAGACCTGCCTTCACCCCTGACGCTCCGCCCCATGTCACAGCTAAAGCATGCCAG gtgtGCAGTGCGTGGATCGCCAGTGGTGTGGTGAGTGACCTTAGGGACTTGAGGCGCGTGCACCAGCTGTTGGCGTCCTCGCTGATCAAGGTGCAGGCTGGGAAGGAGACGCCCAGCCAGCTGTACAACGAGGCCACCGCTACCATGGAAACGCTGGCTGTGTTAAAGGCCTGGGCAGAG GTGTACATTGTAGCTGTGCAGACTAGCAAACAAAAGGAGAGTTCTGATAGGTTCGCTGACTTGGCTGGACCCCCTCCATCCAGTGAGGGCTCagtgtctggagctggggtGGCAGGGCTGCTGAAGCTAGTTCAGTCAGACCTGGGCACGCTGAGCCGTCTGTGGATGGCAGCACTACAGGACTACGCCCTGCTGACCCTCCCCCAAGACTACAACTCCCAGCTTCCTGCCGCAG GTGGTTCTTTCTACACGGCAGAGACGGTGGAACAGGCCCGCCCGCACTACAGCTGCTCGTGGGCGCCGCTGCTCCACGCCACGGCACTCTGGCTCCACAGCACTGGCTTCATCATGGTGGACGACGGTCCCGCCATCCTGTCCAGACCCgtcacccccacctccatggGGCAGTCCACCTCCCTGGCCAGCGTCAAGTCCCCCGAGGACGTCAGCGCAGACCGCCTGAACCTCATATTAG GTATCAGTGTGGAGTTCCTGTGCTCGCCCCACTCCCAAGACCAGATGGagaacatcacttcctgtctgctcgCTCTGCAGGCTCTACTGGACGTCTTCTGGCCACGAGCCAAGTTCGGCAGCGACCAG GATCTGAGTGTGGAGCTACTGAACGTGCTCCACAGGCTGATGGTGACGCGGGAGGGTCCTGAAGTCCAGCTGGCCGTTATGGAGCTGGTCAGACAGGTGGTCACTGCCCAACAGGAGCACGTGAAGGAGAAACGCCACAGCGCAGAGG TGGATGACGGGGCAGCAGAGAAGGAGACGGTTCCTGAGTTCGGCGAAGGGCGAGACACGGGCGGGCTGGTCCCGGGCCGGTCGCTGGTGTTCGGGgctctggagctgtgtctgtgtgttctggtCCGGAAGCTTCCACAGCTCAGCCCCAAGCTGGCCGGCACCAGCCCCTCGGGCCCCGGTGGCTCGGTCTGGACCCTGACGGACAGCGACTGTGGACTGGTGACCTCTGCCCTCGCCATTCTGTCTGACCTGCCCTCCATCTGCTCCCCAGAAG GGAGTGTGTCCATCTTGCCCACGGTGCTCTATCTGCTGATGGGGGTGCTGAGGGAGCTGGTGCAGCAGCCTGGAGGGGCCGGAGCTGCGGGGGCCTCGGGTCTCCCAGGGGGACAGCTCCCCAAGCCTGGGCCTGGGCTCGGGGGATGTGGAGGTCTGGGCCTGGTGGTCCAGGGGGCTCTGCAGGCCCTGAaggctgtcctctcctcccccatgagCAGGgcggagaagagcagaggggctTGGAGCCACCTTCTGCGCTGTGCTCTCAACACTCTGCTGGACTGCTGGGACTCAG ATCAGCCAGGTTGTGTGGTGGATGAGGTCAGCCTGTTGACAGCCTTGACCATCTTCCTGCTGACAGCCAGTCCTGAGGTGACTACGGCTGAGCCGCTCCACACACGCTGCATTCAGCGCTTCAGAGCCTGCCTGGAAGCCAAGGACCACACG gtgCAGAGCTGTAGCTACCAGTTGCTGACCTCAGTGTTCCAGAGCCAGGGCGAGGTGAGGGGGACCTACATTCAGGCGTTGGGGTCCTGTGTGGTACGACACCTCCAGggggtggagaagaggaggccaCAGAGCCCAGAGGAGCTGCAGGCTGTCCAGGACGGTGTCCGGGCCTTGGAGGCCCTGGTCCTCGCTGCTGACGAGGCAAACC GTCCACAGCTGGTAGCCATCTTGCTACCCATCCTCATCTCCTTCCTATTGGATGAGAACGCCCTGGGCTCCTCCCCGGCTCCGGCCCGTTCCCTCCATGAGTGGTCTCTGAAGGACCTGATGCGTCTGGGCCCTCAGCACCCGTCTGTGTTCAAGGCCCTCATGGCCTCCTCCCCGCACCTCAAGGCCCGTCTGGAAGCTGCCGTCAAGGGCAACCAGGAGAGTCTGCACGCCAAGGCCTCCAGCACAGCCCACGGCCCCAGGAAGACTTCCCCAAGCATCCAGCTCAAAACCAACTTTCTGTGA